One genomic window of Paenibacillus xylanilyticus includes the following:
- a CDS encoding glycoside hydrolase family 2 TIM barrel-domain containing protein, with amino-acid sequence MKATQADINWLGNVSVFEVNRLNAYSDHRYYSTMEEAQVAGTMKMRYDLNGTWKFNYAIRPDCRPELFYQSDYSSEGWDDIEVPGHIQLQGYGQIQYVNTQYPWDGLNELRPPALPQDKNAVGSYIRTFHLPSGWQNNPVFISFQGVESAFYVWLNGQFVGYGEDSFTPSDFDLTPFLQDGENKLAVEVYQRSTGSWLEDQDFWRFSGIFRDVYLYTVPAAHIRDLRVVTDLDPSYTNGTLNLDLKLEGQAAAGARVEAELRDAEGNILRTFGGVEVTNGLVSLREEFGKVNLWSAEIPYLYRLYIRVYDAAGQLVEVVPQSVGFRKFEMIDKVMHINGKRIVFKGVNRHEFNPRRGRAITKEDMLWDVRTIKQNNMNAVRTSHYPNQSLWYELCDEYGLYVIDEMNLETHGSWQKLGAVEPSWVIPGDKPEWHDIVMDRAVSMVERDKNHPSILIWSCGNESHGGEVIYKVSQYFKSADPTRLVHYEGVFHDRRFDETSDMESRMYAKPADIEEFLNANPTKPYISCEYMHAMGNSIGGMHKYTELEDKYPMYQGGFIWDYIDQSIYKKDRYGKEYLAYGGDFGDRPSDYSFCGNGIVHADRKVTAKMQEVKYLYQNIKLFPDREGVKIVNGNLFADTSALELVYSLEREGHEVLRGTLEVNVPAQSEKTVSLPLDADTLAGGEYAVNTAFVLKEATLWADKGDEVAFGQFIFTQDSAATAAEDLNLTSDIQVVEGDVNIGVRVGQTHVLFSKAFGTLVSLKLSGRETIAQPPAPLFWRATTDNDKGTAMGFELGAWYAASLLPRCVEWKAEQKPDQYRIEFTYKLNISADVQVKVAYTVRADGSVHVHNAYKGTAGLPDLPIHALSFKTSPEYGNVEWLAMGPEENYADRAFGARLGIHGSKVADTVAPYLVPQESGNRTGVRWAKLTDDAGRGFKIEASAAPVELNVSPYTAFELENAQHVYELPPVHYTVVTVAGKQMGVGGDDSWGAPVHPEYRIASDGKLEFEFVIRSL; translated from the coding sequence ATGAAAGCAACACAAGCAGATATCAACTGGCTGGGAAATGTAAGCGTTTTTGAGGTCAACCGTCTAAACGCTTACTCGGATCATCGTTATTACAGCACTATGGAGGAAGCTCAGGTTGCAGGAACCATGAAAATGCGTTATGACCTGAACGGAACCTGGAAATTCAATTATGCCATTCGTCCGGATTGTCGGCCGGAGCTGTTCTATCAATCGGATTACTCCAGTGAAGGCTGGGATGACATCGAAGTGCCTGGTCACATTCAGCTTCAAGGATATGGCCAAATTCAATATGTAAATACACAATACCCTTGGGATGGACTGAACGAACTGCGTCCGCCAGCACTGCCACAGGACAAAAATGCAGTTGGAAGCTACATTCGGACGTTCCACCTGCCATCAGGATGGCAGAACAATCCGGTATTCATTTCCTTTCAGGGAGTGGAATCCGCATTCTATGTGTGGCTTAATGGACAGTTCGTGGGATACGGTGAAGATAGCTTCACTCCATCGGACTTCGATCTGACACCGTTCCTTCAGGATGGAGAGAACAAACTGGCTGTGGAAGTATATCAACGCAGCACGGGCAGCTGGCTGGAAGACCAGGATTTCTGGCGCTTCTCCGGCATTTTCAGAGATGTATATCTCTATACAGTACCAGCAGCACATATCCGGGATCTGCGTGTGGTAACGGATCTGGACCCATCTTATACCAACGGCACGCTGAACCTCGATCTGAAGCTGGAAGGTCAAGCTGCTGCGGGAGCACGAGTTGAAGCTGAGCTGCGTGATGCTGAAGGGAACATCTTGAGAACATTTGGTGGTGTGGAAGTTACGAATGGTCTGGTTAGTCTTCGGGAAGAGTTCGGCAAGGTAAACCTGTGGAGTGCGGAAATACCGTATTTGTATCGTTTATACATCCGTGTATATGATGCTGCAGGTCAGCTGGTTGAAGTGGTTCCCCAGTCCGTTGGGTTCCGCAAATTTGAAATGATCGATAAAGTGATGCATATCAACGGTAAACGCATTGTATTCAAAGGCGTTAACCGTCACGAGTTCAACCCGCGCCGTGGCCGTGCCATTACCAAAGAGGACATGCTCTGGGATGTGCGTACCATTAAACAGAACAATATGAATGCGGTTCGTACATCACATTATCCGAATCAAAGCCTGTGGTATGAACTGTGTGATGAATATGGATTGTATGTTATTGATGAGATGAACCTGGAGACACATGGTTCCTGGCAAAAGCTTGGTGCCGTTGAGCCTTCCTGGGTCATTCCTGGAGACAAACCAGAGTGGCACGACATTGTCATGGACCGGGCTGTATCCATGGTGGAGCGTGACAAAAACCACCCGTCCATTCTGATCTGGTCCTGTGGTAACGAGTCACATGGTGGTGAAGTTATCTATAAAGTGTCCCAATACTTCAAATCAGCTGACCCAACGCGTCTGGTGCATTATGAGGGAGTTTTCCATGATCGCCGTTTCGATGAGACAAGTGATATGGAGAGCCGCATGTATGCCAAACCAGCAGACATTGAGGAATTCCTGAATGCGAATCCGACCAAGCCTTACATCAGCTGTGAGTACATGCACGCCATGGGTAACTCCATCGGTGGCATGCACAAATATACGGAATTGGAAGACAAATACCCGATGTATCAGGGTGGATTCATCTGGGATTACATTGATCAATCCATTTACAAGAAAGATCGTTACGGCAAGGAATACCTCGCATACGGTGGAGATTTTGGCGATCGTCCTTCGGACTACTCGTTCTGTGGGAACGGCATCGTGCATGCGGATCGCAAAGTAACGGCCAAAATGCAGGAAGTGAAGTACCTTTATCAAAATATCAAGCTGTTCCCGGATCGTGAAGGGGTCAAAATCGTAAACGGCAACCTGTTCGCAGATACATCAGCATTGGAACTGGTGTACAGCCTGGAACGTGAAGGACATGAAGTGCTGCGCGGAACGTTGGAAGTCAATGTACCAGCACAAAGCGAGAAAACAGTAAGTCTTCCGCTGGATGCAGATACTCTGGCTGGTGGAGAATATGCAGTTAATACTGCGTTTGTTCTCAAAGAGGCTACCCTCTGGGCGGATAAAGGAGACGAAGTTGCATTTGGCCAGTTTATCTTCACACAAGATTCTGCTGCAACCGCTGCAGAGGATCTGAATCTGACAAGTGATATTCAGGTGGTTGAAGGGGATGTGAATATTGGTGTCCGTGTAGGACAAACACACGTATTGTTCTCCAAAGCCTTCGGAACGTTGGTATCCCTCAAACTGTCCGGTCGTGAGACGATTGCTCAGCCTCCTGCACCATTGTTCTGGCGGGCAACGACGGATAATGATAAAGGGACTGCCATGGGCTTCGAACTGGGTGCGTGGTATGCCGCTAGTCTGCTGCCAAGATGTGTGGAGTGGAAGGCAGAACAGAAACCGGATCAATATCGCATTGAGTTCACGTACAAGCTCAACATTTCTGCAGATGTACAGGTAAAAGTGGCTTATACTGTACGTGCTGATGGAAGCGTGCATGTTCATAACGCCTACAAAGGAACGGCAGGCTTGCCTGACCTTCCGATTCATGCCTTGTCTTTCAAAACTTCGCCGGAATATGGCAACGTGGAATGGCTGGCCATGGGTCCGGAAGAAAACTATGCGGATCGTGCATTTGGTGCTCGCTTGGGCATTCATGGCAGCAAAGTGGCGGATACGGTTGCGCCATACCTGGTACCACAGGAATCGGGCAACCGCACAGGAGTACGCTGGGCGAAACTGACGGATGATGCAGGACGCGGCTTCAAAATTGAGGCTTCTGCAGCTCCAGTTGAGCTGAACGTATCGCCGTATACGGCATTCGAACTGGAAAACGCGCAGCATGTATACGAGCTGCCGCCAGTGCATTATACAGTGGTTACTGTAGCAGGCAAACAGATGGGTGTTGGCGGTGATGATAGCTGGGGTGCGCCGGTTCATCCGGAATATCGCATTGCCTCGGACGGCAAACTGGAATTTGAATTTGTCATTCGTTCACTGTAA